CTTAtcaaaaacatttaaaaaaccaaaattaaaatttaaacaaaGATCTATAGAACAAGAACTTCATGTCAATAAACGGCAACCCGGTGCACAAAGCATCCCGTCTTAgtagggtccggggaagggccgtGCCCCAAGGGGGTGTGATATAGACAACCTAACCTAATGCAAGCATTAGTGGTTGCTTCCATGGTTCGAACTCATGACCTATAGGTCACACAGAGACACCTTCACCATTGCTCAAAACAATGCATTTTTATGTCGGTGGTGTCCGTATCCACTTGCTTGCATCTCGACTATTCTACATGTACTTGCTACCACCCACCAACACAGGTACCAGGTAAATATACCCAACAAGGCTTAAATTGTTGGGAAAAAATCACCTAGTCTTTTTTTTTGTCTCCGGGGAatttgaacctgagacctcattggttctcccacttCATTAACTACTAGGTCACACCCTCGGGTGCTACAATATGAATCACTTTTCAAGTTCACATAGGAAAATACCAGCCGTGATCAACCAGCAGTTATGCATAGGGCTTCATCCTTATTTCTTGATCATTTGGTCACTATTTCTAATAGTACTCATGTACACAACTATTTAACTAGAAAACTCATTTAGAAAGAAATAAGTAAAAACAAGTATACCACTTCAACAAAGAACTATTGGTCAAAAAGCATTATACAGGAGACTGCTTACAGAATAAATAAGATGAAATTACAATgatgaataatttattattattttttgataggTCAGCAAACAATAATTACCTCTCGTAGAGATTTTGAAAGATCATCCATTGTCAAGGTAAGGCGTTTGTCCTGCTAAAACAGAGTTAGAACCATAAACATaagaaaatgaaaagagaaaTAGGTGAAGCACCTTTTGCTGCTTATCTCTTTTGTCCTTGACAATAGTTGACTGCCTTGCCTTGCAATGTCTGCATTACCATGAAAAACAAGAAACTTTATCTAATAGAAGCTCGATTTCCAAGAAACATAAACCAAGAAAATGTgaaattctcaaaattcaaCTCTATTTCTTGTCTCAACACAAAAAATGAGGGTCTCCTTTATCCTGGTCTACCTACAACTCATCAACTTTCCTTCCTTCAACCACTGTCATCTTGTTGTCTCAACCATATTTCTGGTCTCCACACAGAATACCAATGGGGATAGCCCTTGCTCCTGATATAACCTCAACTTTCATCAACCTTCCTGCCTTCAACCACTGTCATTATGTTGTTTCGCCATTGGAATGGCTCCTTTTCCTAAATATCCATTTCTTTGGAAACATGAAGGATAAATACGAGACCATTCACAAACCCTTATTATTTCTTCCAATGACAATTGACAAGGCCATACTCTATTCTCAAAAGACTCACAATTCAAACCTAATTTAATCCACGATTCATTTATAAATGTCTTTTTAAATACTTGATCAATCACAGCATTCCATGAGTTTTACTTTCATTTCGACTATTGAAGGCAAAATAGTGAGTAAAGTGAGGCATTCACAAAATCTTGAATCTATAACAAAAAGAAACACTACTGATTTGTCACAGTTGAGAAGATCTACTACAATCTATTAGAAACATAAGGAAAAGGAAGTTCAGAGAAAGTTGGATGCTTTGTTGTTTTTAATCATATATTCTGGAACTAGGTCTTTCTACATGTTTACTAAAGTCATATCTTAGTGtctttaaattgtatttttctgttCTTTTGTCTCTTTTCTAAGGTTTTGGGGTGTCACAAACACTGCAATCTCCTGAGGTAGTAGTATTATTGCACTAACAATAGAGAATTTCAGGGGTTGTATTCTTGGTAGTGTAGTCTAGTTTGGATCGAcagtctttgaaaataaaacAAGCTTGAATTCTAAAATTACCAACTTAATGTTTCTAATTCATTAGAGACGAACCAAAAAGAGTTTGTTTTTTTTGAGGTTTGGGGGAAGGGGGGCAACTTGGACACTTAACAATTGGAAGTATCATACAATGAAAAACACTTAGACAGGCACAACACAACAATTGCATTGaagcctcaagagtaagggacaaGCAATGAGCACTATGCCGAAGGATTAGCagcatacttaacataagatgGAGGGGGAAACAAAATTCAAGAaagatatataattaataaacatacTGGAGAGCATCGGTGGCAACATCTGCAATAAACTTCTGTGTAGCAACTGCCACCAACCTTATTCTGCATATTCAAAGGAGAAACTCAATATAACAATACAGTATTTAAAACTGATAACATAAGATAAACCAACCAACGctatcaaaagaaacatcaaatgctacaatattaaaatttaaaactattaaAAAAGCAAATACCAACCCAATTCACATACATTAATTTTACTTGAATTTACTGCTAAgcagaaaaaatttaaaaagatcaAAACATAAATGGAACTTAAAGCAGATAATATTGTAGCTTAGTCATTGTTTGATTATAATGAGTATAAATATATTCAGCTACTTGCTCATCTAATTGTTTTAAAATGGGTATTGCCTTGCAGCTCCACTAATAACCCACCAAGATGGTATATTATTGTTCACTGATGCAAGTTTACAGATGGATGCTAGACGGGCAGTATTGGTGTTGCGGCTTTGGATAGCTTTGGGAAACTGATTCATGCCCATGTGTCCCCAATCCAGTTTGTGGCAAGTATGACTGTTGAAGCGCTTGCTATAAGAATGGTTCTTGAACGTGCAATGAGGAACAGTTGGAAGGATGTCAAGATTTTATTGGAAACAAAGAGTGTTATTGATatgatttagaaaaaaattactaCCTGACACTTTGAAGCTATCGACTTTGCTTGATCATGTAGACTTTGTTTATATTCCTAGAAGTCTAAACAAAACTAGCACATAATTTAGCTAAGTTTTCTATTACTTTGTTGAAGGAAATATCTTGGGAGCACTTCTTCCCAAGCTGGATTATACAGTATGATGTGAGAACCTTTGCTCAATTTATTTGTTTGCTGCAGTATAAAATATCTCCCTTTTTCCCCAGGGCTTAGCTCACTTGATTAAAGGTTGAGAGAATTGAGGCTTTATAAGTTCGAGCCCTACGCCAAGCAAACTAAGCTtagtatttaagtggagaaggttAGAGGAGCGCGCCCATCATATCTGAGTTTCGAAGACTATGGGCAATCCAAACAATTTTTGAGCAATCCAAACATGTTTTTCTATGACTAATCTAAGCAGAAAGTAAAAGGTCTAAATTGCAGAAACATCAACACAAGAATGGGGAATTAGGGACCATACAATCGAACGTCAGGACATTGAAATCCACTTTTACCCAAGTAATGCTCCACCAATTCATCAGGAATCTGATCAAAAGCTTTTAACCGTCATAAACAGAAGATAAAATTGATCTCGCCTAGAAGAAAAAGGGCAAAAAGTAGCTCACAGTGGGAGTATAGTCCATTAAGGAAGCAAGGAAATCGGCGAGAGCAGCGTCATCCTCGTGTCTTCCTTCACTTGTTTGCTGACCTTGACTTTGGTTCATCTTCACCGTCGAAACAGAGTCAACGGAGGATCGGCGACGGACGGAGTTTTAACTTTGCCGGAGGAAAAGTGATTCTTCTATAAATTATTATGatggaattattttttatgcttttttacTTTGAGGAGGAAttggagagaaattgaagaattttttttttctttttttccttctagAAAATAGAAATACTATaggttttttattattttttcaaatatattcaaaattatttttctcctCTATTGtgcaaaaaaagagagagagagaaacaaAGAGcccaaaatagaagaaaatttgtatattttgctatGTGGAATAATTTATAAGAGGAAAGGGGTATATTTGCTTCACCTAGCTAACAATAATGATATTTCTGTATAAAAAAGCAAACGAAATAGTAcatcattttattttcaataattcaTGATATCCAAAAcaaatatcaaaagaataatgatatgattaatatttttttttataagccAAGCGCAATGAAAACCCACGTTGAAGCATATATACTCATAATCACTTCTCTTAATCACTTTATTCTCCTCTTTGATGGAGGATTAAAatgcattatattatattattctggataatatatttagatCAATATTTTTCTTCTCAAAATATTCTTTCATATAcgcacaatatatatatatatatgatatttaactaattataattaaataacttGAATTAGTACCTCAAATCTCATAAATCAAATTTTATCAACATATGACCTTATCGTGAGTACCTTTCAATAATACGAATTTGACAAAACTTAATATCATGACTCAAATCATGCATTtatcttaaaaaattatttaatataaaaaaattataaatttagaaTCTAATAAAGTTAAAAGGctattcaaaattcataaaattggAAAGATGAATTGTGTGTTTAATTCAATTTCAAAGATAactcaaaagataaaagttgtcAAAAACTTTATTCATCAATCAATTTGAAAAATTTTAATACCTCCACATTCGAAATAGACATTTAAAATCTGTACAACATAATACGATGgttcaaattaaataaattcaaaatagagTCTAATATGACATATcatgttaaaattatataaactaATCCTAATTCAACTAGAAAAACAAGTTCGATTGAAGTTATTTGTTTGTAGCTTAATTATTATTCATGATTATCATCAAAACGCTCgtgataataataatcaaacatAAATTCATAAATAGAATTATAAATCGCATccaataatcataatttaatttataattatatttaactTAACATTGCAATTGATAATCGCGACTTATAAATCACATTTCATCGACACAACTTAAATCACATTTGAATAGCACAATTTATAAACCACATTAGACAAACATAACTTATAAATCACATTTGACGAGCTCGACCTATAAATCGCATTTGAAAACACGACTCATATATCACATTTGCCATTTATAAATCGCATGATAAGCATGATTTACTCGaaaatggaattttttttaaactcttTGTTATCTCAACCAAAATTTAGTACAATTTCCCGgaaatcaaaattgaaaaattaaacaaaaatggAAGaattcccccaaaaaaaaaagatggaggaaaatgctctgtttttttggcTTTATCAATGGCCGTTTTGGGATTCTTCATGAGCTTCATCTTTCGGCTTCTCATCACCTAATTCTTCACTTTCCTTTTCcaatttcttctcaattttatCACCAGCACCAAAAGAATTACCTCTGCTTGATATAGGCGTAGCCAAAAAAGTTGGATTCAAATCTCCAGCCATTATTACTACAATTTTCTCCTCAAAAACCGGCGACGCCTTCAAAACATCACCGGCCGATTTCTCGCCGGCGCCGGATTCTGTATCGCCGCTTTCTCTCGGATAGCCGGAGTGTTTCCAGTAAGAACAAGCTAAGATTACTAGAGCAAAAGTTATCAACACTAGCATGGCTGCTACGCCGGCGAAGAGATACGGCGCCGGTGAATGCCACGGCGATCTCTGAACGATCGCCGACGGTGAAATTGATGGAGAAGCAGCTGTGAAGGTACTTACGGTtcgcattttttatttttgttttttaaaatggaaTGTTTAATGTTTTTCTCGCTCGAAGAACTTATTGAATTGTTGCGAACGGAATGGAGAAATTTAGaggaaattttatattttatatttttttatttttcgctTGGCTTGAGAAGTGCAAAGATGGTAGATGTGTGTATTTATATGAAACAATTTTAGTGGAGGAAtaggaaagagagagagaaaaaggaatttaAAAAGAAGGAAGGTGAAGTGTTCAATAGggaataataaaatttaatgagaaaaatatgaaaGGTGCTTTTATCTtttcaataattatttcatattttgatatttgatactttgattaatttaaattcatattaCGAAATAGCAAGTTAGAAATGACATGATATCCATCGATCTTTTGAGGTGCGCTCAACCTCATAAAACATGTACTAGAGTGTATATGTGATTCGTTTATATCTTGAGCTTAttaaaataattcaatttttatATGTAATTCACATTTTTAATATAcgttatttaattaatatgaattcgTGTTGGGTAAAACaagagtgtatatatatattatgaaatacAAAATTTTGGGGTGAAAGGATATCACGTGAACCCTTTGCTTTCATATGACTCTCCACTCGTTCTAGGGTTCATAAAAAGTGAAGcactttttattataaatttctCTATTTTAAAGTTTTACTCATTAGAAGATAGAAGAAATCTCAATTGTCTTATTGTATAGTTTTGATGATAAAATAAACGAATCTTTTGTTTGAAGTACTAGTGGTACTAAGTGGAAAAAACACTCAAGCTTATGAGTAGAGCAGCAATATTCATTGAACAAAGAAGGGAATTTAAAAATGTCATTAGTGGTGTAAAGTGATACTAGTATCATTATATTTCTTTATGAACTAAAATATCATTATATCAACTAAGCTTGGAGATGATACTAGTATTTTTATGTTGATAATTAAATGTAAACTAATACTGCATTCCCCATTAATTtgtaacaataataacaatagtagacttaatgtgaatatatattttttaacaactttaattttaatcTTTGGTTTCATTTTATGTAGTACTATTATTTATGACCTAGTAAAGTATGTCCCgaataaaatgattttttttttatatctagaAGTACtttaattttacattttttgCTTTACTATTaatgacatatttttatatctataaaaatatcatgatttgtcttttttaaattttgtgtcaattcatatcgtatcatgtaAAACTAAACAGCAAAAGTACGTAATTTTTATAGCCGAAATGGTTTTGttctgataaaaaaaaaatccgcACTTAATATTTACATCAAATTATACAATTTTACTAAAATTATGTGAAATAATACGTGTTACATAGTGTAAAGTGTAAACGCCAAACGCGGCAGCTGTACAGTGTAAGAATAAtcgcaatttttttatttaaacttcttttaattttatattatataattctagataacttttttttgaaaaaaataaagttgaacTGCTTTTATTTTCCTAGTGATCAAATTATaccttttaaaaaagaaaaaatcgtCACTAAGTACATATAATTTGTGGTGGGGGTGATATGTTTTTTAATATAATGTTAGAGAATATTTGATAATCTATATGGAGCCCTGTATGGTTCGCCACATCTAATTAAGAAAGTTCTAAAATAAAATAGCACTAACATACTTTTGTTGCAATGAGatttgttttaatatttttgacgaGTGAGATGAAATGGATAAAAGTTGATATTCTTTATCAgagattttttatttgaattttaaaaataaaataaaatattgataaaaaGCATTTTTTTATCCTATTTGATATAGATTTAAATTAATTGAATTAATGAATATCGAATATCGGATAATTATTATGAAAAAGATTTACTTTTTGCTATGCGTCGTCCTTTCCAATTGATTCTACTATCGAAATGGATTAAAGAAGTTCtcacataattaatattttgttttgtAAGTGGAAGAATTCGAATAGATAATGTTTTAAATCTATTTTAGCCACTTTTTTTAGAGTTGGATGATGAGATAAGATATCAAAAGGGTTAATAAATATGTTCCAAATTGAATGTTTTGTTTATTTTCTCAAAACcgaatttaatttaatttttaattttttttgaaaattaactcttaaaatatgaaaattatagTATGTTGGTGCATGTTTTCTTCCTCAAAATATGTAAGTCTATTTCAAACTAAACTATTCATTTCAACCATCAAAAATCGTGCtggataaataatataattttttcgtCCTTAAGCCTTAACTAGAAATCTTTAATTCGAACTTAGAGGATTGAAACAGTTCTTATATGTAGGAAAAGTAAGCGTTTTTCCTTTAAATGACTCTTATGCAACGTAAATTGATATTAGTCGGGAGCTTAAAAGGAATATAAAATATGgggagaaatatatatataaaaaattgttCATTTCAACACAAAAAAAACACACGAAGTTGACAAATGGTATGACTAAtcttttagtaattttttttttattttttatctgaTATTCGGCGATATTCTATATTGAGAGTAAAATGCTTCCTACCAAAGGTGACTCCATATTAATGACACGAATCTAAATCTAGATTGGCGTTGGAAATACCTCCCTAACAAAAACGACTCTGTAACAAATAGatttaaactcaaaatctctaattaaaaataaaaaaatatttactattcgACCACAATCCTTATCGGTACATTATTCCGTAATTGAAAGACCATAATACATAGTGAGTTAGAGAAGGTACAACTTGTCAAAAGAGTATAAAATTATTGGATGTTTTTTTAATTCCTCTGTTATATTTTAGACTCCTACTATTAATTGTTCGAGTTTACATATTTAACTCTCTTTTTAGCCCCTTTgatcaaattaataaattaactTTGATTTCACTCTCTTATAATATAgagtaatatttttaaaagattggAGACTTCAAAACTTTATTAAACTAATACATACAAATTTGAGCTAAAtcctaaattaaaatatattggATAAAACCAACATTTTAGATTGTAAAAATTCCACAtatcttattttcaattttctaTAAATTCCACATCTTAAAAGAGGTTTGATTGTAAACATCTTTTTAGATGACTTGCTAATATAAAAAAGTCTTagtataaaatttaaactttttgttccaatttttttttatatctcaaacaaaaattacaatctcCCAAATGCCAAAATTGAAAATCCAAACAAAAAGTAggatttttaaatataaagaGGAAAACAACTACGGCCAAAGGATTTGAGCTCAGTGGTTTTATTCATGATTTTGGTCCATAATTACTTGATCTTTTAGCTTCTCATCAGCTGATTCTCCACTCTCCACATccaatttcttctcaaattttcCATTTTCATCTCCAAACGAACAACTTTTGCTCGAAATTGGCGTAGCCAAAAAAGTTGGATTCAAATCTCCAGCCATTATCActacaattttctcttcaaaaATCGGCACAACCTTAAATAAATCTCCGCCAGATTTCTCGCCGGCGCAGGATTCAGGATCATCGCTGTCGTTTCTAGTCTCCCCGGAACGTTTCCAGTAAGAACAAGCTAAAATTACAAGTGCAAAAGCTATTAACCCTAGCATCGCTGCGAGACCGGCGAATAAGTACGGCGCCGGAGAATGCCACGCCGATCTCTGGAAACTCTCCGCCGGCAAAAATGTAGTTTTTACGGTTGATTTTACTGGTTCCATTGTCGACGGATTAGCAATAAAGGTACTCACAGttctcatttatttttttccttaattttgttttcttttcttcttagcttgacaaataaaaaagaggGTATATGTGTATTTATAACTAGATTGTAAAAATGGAGTAAATTGTTAATGGGGgatcaaataattttaaaaataatattatcaaatgTTCTGTTCGTCATAAATTTTTAAGAGGGAATACACAATATTTTATACTAATCTTTCTCTTTTATGCAGAATATGGAATTTCCCTATTTTCTATCAAAAAAAGTTtgattttctttataaaatttcATATGTTATAATATGTTGTAGTaggtaaattttttattttattattttaatgaataatTACTTGTAGTTATATTTTAAGTGACATGATAGGATAGTGTAACTACTCATCTTCACTTATAAAAGCATACCATTATAAAGCTTCGAAAATAGAAAGGATTCACAATCTTCttattatttcttatcattatttcaactcttattcttatttttcatgTAACTCCTACTCTCTCAATGTTTCAACTCTTTTAAGGGTCGTTTTGTGTGATGGATAATATTAAATAGTTTCAGAACTAAATTATAGTGTCATTTGATTTGTTGTTTGTTTGGCAAGTTCGTAATAATTTATTtc
This Solanum dulcamara chromosome 1, daSolDulc1.2, whole genome shotgun sequence DNA region includes the following protein-coding sequences:
- the LOC129882523 gene encoding transcription initiation factor TFIID subunit 10, with amino-acid sequence MNQSQGQQTSEGRHEDDAALADFLASLMDYTPTIPDELVEHYLGKSGFQCPDVRLIRLVAVATQKFIADVATDALQHCKARQSTIVKDKRDKQQKDKRLTLTMDDLSKSLREYGVNVKHQDYFADSPSAGLDPASREE
- the LOC129890404 gene encoding protein GLUTAMINE DUMPER 2-like codes for the protein MRTVSTFTAASPSISPSAIVQRSPWHSPAPYLFAGVAAMLVLITFALVILACSYWKHSGYPRESGDTESGAGEKSAGDVLKASPVFEEKIVVIMAGDLNPTFLATPISSRGNSFGAGDKIEKKLEKESEELGDEKPKDEAHEESQNGH
- the LOC129890413 gene encoding protein GLUTAMINE DUMPER 5-like is translated as MRTVSTFIANPSTMEPVKSTVKTTFLPAESFQRSAWHSPAPYLFAGLAAMLGLIAFALVILACSYWKRSGETRNDSDDPESCAGEKSGGDLFKVVPIFEEKIVVIMAGDLNPTFLATPISSKSCSFGDENGKFEKKLDVESGESADEKLKDQVIMDQNHE